The sequence CAGGAGTCCCTGCAGCTGCCGATGCTGATGGTCGGCCGCGGGGGGGCGGTGCTGTTCACGAATGACGCCGCGCGACGGTTGCTGGGGGGAAGGGTCAAGACACTCGACCGCGTCTTCAACCGCCTGCCGCCGGTCCACGGAACGGTCGCGGAAGTGTCATGCCATTCCGAGGTGCGCGAGATGCTGGTCGCCGAGGTCGACGCGGGCGCGGGGCGGCGGGCGCTCTACCTGCTGCCACCGCCCGGGGGCGACGTGCAGGCCCCGATGCAGGCATGGCACGCCTTTCAGGATCTGCCAGTGCCTATGATCCGGCTTGAGCCGGACGGGGCGGTACGGTCCTTCAACAGGATGGCGGCGAGGCTGGTGGGAAAAAGACTGGCCGAGGGGATCAACATCGCCCAGCTGATGGAGGGCCTTGGCCGCCCCATCGGCGACTGGCTGAACGACACCCTGGCAAACCGGGTGGTGCAGAAATCCGAATTCCTGCGCCTGACCCGTACGGACAGGGAGCGTTTCGTGCAGGTCGTGCTGAACAAGATCACGGACGATGGGGAGCCGGCCCTGATCGCGGTTCTGCACGATGCGACGGAGCTCAAATCCCTTGAGGCGCAATTCGTGCAAAGCCAGAAGATGCAGGCCATCGGCCAGCTCGCGGGCGGTGTCGCGCATGACTTCAACAATCTGCTCACCGCGATCTCGGGTCACTGCGACCTGCTGCTGCTTCGGCACGACCAGGGGGACGCGGACTACGGCGATCTCGTACAGATCAACCAGAATGCCAACCGGGCGGCAGGGCTGGTGCGGCAATTGCTGGCCTTCTCCCGCAAGCAGACCCTACGCCCCGAAACATTGGATCTGCGCGACACGCTGGCAGACCTCACCCATCTGCTGAACCGGCTCGTGGGCGAGAAGGTGACGCTGACCCTCAGCCACGATCCGGTGCTGCGCCCGATCCGGGCGGACAAGCGGCAGCTCGAGCAGGTCATGATGAACCTTGTCGTCAACGCGCGGGACGCGATGCCGGCCGGGGGGAGATCAGGATCGTGACCGATTGCGTCACCCTGTCCGAACCGCTGACCCGGGACCGCGTGACCGTGCCCGCGGGGGATTACGTCACGGTGAAGGTCATCGACGACGGCCTGGGCATCCCGGCGGACAAGCTGCCGAAGGTGTTCGAGCCGTTCTTCACCACCAAGCGGACGGGCGAGGGCACGGGGCTCGGGTTGTCGACCGCCTACGGTATCGTGAAACAGACCGGCGGCTTCATCTTCGTGGATTCGCAGCCCGGTACGGGTACGACCTTCGTGCTCTATTTCCCCGTGCACGAACACCCAATCGAACTGGCGGAAAAGCCCGGTGTCGCTGCCGCGACGGGCACATCGGCCGCGTCGGACGGCGTGATCCTGCTGGTGGAGGACGAGGCCCCGGTGCGCGCCTTTGCCAGCCGCGCGCTCCGACTGCGGGGCTTTACGGTGCTCGAAGCGGAATCGGCGGAGGCGGCGCTGAAGACGCTTGAGGATCGGGATCTGAATGTCGACGTGTTCGTGACGGACGTGGTCATGCCGGGCATGGATGGGCCAAGCTGGGTGCGCGAAGCGCTCAAGGACCGCCCCGGCGTGCGCGTCGTCTTTGTCTCAGGCTATGCCGAGGACAGTTTCGGCGAGGAGCAAAGCCGGATTCCCAACTCGGTCTTCCTGCCGAAGCCGTTCTCGCTGAACGAGCTGACCGAGATGGTGCACAAGCAACTCCACTGAGCCGCCGGTCGGCCCGGACATCGCCGCACAGTGCCGAATGGCCGTGCGTCACCGCGATGAATGGCATCCTCCCGTTTCTTTTGCGTGCGACAGGGGGGCACACAACGGTGCAGTGCTGCGCCGATGAACCTGCTGTGCCGGCGTTGCCGATCAGGCCGAACCGGGCGGCCGGGCGGCGAGGAAGATAAGGCCGATCAGGGGATCGACTCGTACAATGCGAACTCATCGGCGTATTTTCGCCGGAACCGTTCCGCCACCCCGGGCGACAGGGTCAGCTCCATCCGAGGCGATACGTTTTCCCGTTCGAGGGTGATGGTCATGTTCAGCCGCTCTTCGAGAAACGCCTTGAGCCGCGGCTGGTCTTCGTAGCGGAAGTGATGGGTGACACCGGTTCCGTTCGGCTGGCTCTTCATGAACTGGACCTGGCTGCCCACGTCGGCAAAACCGGGCTTGTCGCCTTTCATGTAAGCGAGCACGAAGTCATCGAAACTGATGCCATGCGTCGCATTGGGCTTGCCTTCCATGAAAGGCCGTTGGCGGTAGCGGTACCAGCTGCCCAGCCACGACACCGGTTCGCGCATGACGGCCATCACCTCCAGCTCGACCCCGCATACCCGTTCGAACATGGGCCGGATGAAGCGGTTGTAGCGATAGACCGGCGCGTGTTTCAGCATCGGCGGTTCCGAGATCACCATGTCGGCCCGTCCGGCCAGTGCGCTTTCGTAGGCGGTGGTGCCGGTCTTGGGTACCGACAGAAACGCAAGACGTTCCTTATAGAAAACAAGCATCAAGCCGTTCCTTTCCCTTTCCGGACCGGGGGCAGGGTCCATAAACCACTTCTTAACCCATTGGCGGAAAAGATGGACAGACAAATAATTCGATTGAAATGTTCCGGTTTTGGTCCCATAAGAACATTAATGGAACAAAGAGCCGGCGCAGGAGGGCGATTGCCGATCCCGCGCCACTATGACACTAAGGGAACGGGCAAATGGCAACGGCAGATCTATTGACAATGGACAACAAGAAATCGGCGGAAAAGCAGAAGGCGCTGGACAGCGCCCTGGCACAGATCGAACGCCAGTTCGGCAAGGGCTCCATCATGAAGCTTGGGGCCGAGGGGGCGATCCAGGACATCAAGGCGAGCTCGACCGGGTCGCTGGGACTGGACATCGCGCTGGGAATCGGCGGCCTGCCCATGGGCCGCATCATCGAGATCTACGGCCCCGAGTCCTCGGGCAAGACCACGCTGACGCTGCATTGCGTCGCGGAACAGCAGAAGGCCGGCGGCGTCTGCGCCTTTGTCGACGCGGAACACGCGCTCGATCCGCAATACGCGCGCAAGCTGGGTGTGGACATCGACGAGCTGCTGATCTCGCAGCCCGATACCGGTGAACAGGCGCTGGAAATCACCGACACGCTGGTGCGCTCCGGCGCGGTGAACATGGTGATCGTCGATTCGGTCGCGGCCCTGACGCCGAAATCGGAACTCGAAGGCGACATGGGTGACAGCTCGGTCGGGGTTCAGGCCCGCCTGATGAGCCAGGCGATGCGCAAGCTGACCGGTTCCATCAGCCGGTCCAACTGCATGGTCATCTTCATCAACCAGATCCGCATGAAGATCGGCGTCATGTTCGGCTCTCCCGAGACGACGACAGGCGGCAACGCGCTCAAGTTCTATTCCTCCGTGCGGCTGGACATCCGCCGCATCGGCGCGCTGAAGGACCGCGACGAGGTGGTCGGCAACGCGACCCGCGTGAAGGTGGTCAAGAACAAGGTCGCGCCGCCCTTCAAGCAGGTGGAATTCGACATCATGTACGGCGAAGGCATCTCCAAGATGGGCGAGCTTCTGGATCTCGGCGTCAAGGCCGGTGTGGTCGAGAAGTCGGGGTCGTGGTTCTCCTACGGCGACGAACGGATCGGCCAGGGCCGCGAGAACGCCAAGACCTTCCTCAAGGAGAACACGGCGATGGCCATGGAAATCGAGGACAAGATCCGCGCAGCGCACGGGCTCGATTTCAACGGTTCGGAAGAGGATGACGCCGACATTCTCGAGGCCTGAGCCGCAGGCACCGCGATGAGACGACACCCGAGGGGCGCGCCGGCAGGCAGCGCCCCTTTTCACGCGTCCTGACTGTGGACAGGCAGGGCGCCCAAGGTTATCTGACAACGACCGCAGTTGCCCCGGAAGGCCAGACCGATGAAGACCTTGAATGAAATCCGATCCAGCTTCCTGTCCTACTTCGACAAGAACGGTCACCGGGTTGTGCCCTCCAGCCCGCTGGTGCCGCGCAACGACCCTACGCTGATGTTCACGGCGGCGGGGATGGTGCAGTTCAAGAACCTGTTCACCGGGGTCGAAACGCGCGACTACACCCGCGCCGCGACGGCGCAGAAATGCGTGCGGGCGGGCGGCAAGCACAACGATCTGGACAACGTCGGCTATACCGCGCGGCATCACACGTTCTTCGAGATGCTGGGGAACTTCAGCTTCGGCGATTACTTCAAGTCCGAGGCGATCCCGCTTGCCTGGGATCTGCTGACGAAGGTCTTCGGCATCGACGAGAAACGCCTGCTGGTCACCGTCTACCACACCGACGACGAAGCCGTGGAAATCTGGAAGCGGCATGCGGGCCTTTCGGACGACCGGATCATCCGCATCGCCACGGACGACAACTTCTGGTCCGCAGGTCCGACGGGCCCCTGCGGCCCCTGCACGGAGATCTTCTACGACCACGGCGATCATATCTGGGGCGGCCCTCCGGGCAGCCCGGAAGAGGACGGCGACCGCTTTGTCGAGATCTGGAACCTCGTCTTCATGCAGTACGAGCAGTTCGAAGACGGCACCCGGCGGGATCTACCGAACCAGTCGATCGATACCGGCATGGGGATCGAGCGGGTGGCGGCCCTGCTGCAGGGCACCAATGACAACTATGCCACCGACCTGATGCGCAGCCTGATCGAGGCCTCCGCCGAGGCTTCCAGCACCGATCCCGACGGGCCGGGCAAGACCCATCACCGGGTGATCGCGGATCACCTGCGGTCGACGTCCTTTCTGATCGCGGACGGTGTGATGCCATCGAACGACGGCCGCGGCTACGTGCTGCGCCGGATCATGCGGCGGGCCATGCGTCATGCCCATCTCCTGGGCGTGCAGGATCCGCTGATGCACCGGCTGGTGCCGGCGCTGGTGCACCAGATGGGCGCGGCCTATCCGGAGCTGGGACAGGCGCAATCGCTCATCTCCGAGACATTGCTGAACGAAGAAACCCGCTTCAAGCAGACGCTCGACCGCGGGTTGCGGCTGCTGGAGGACGAGGTCGGCGGCCTGGCCGACGGCGCGGACCTGCCGGGGCAGGCGGCGTTCAAGCTTTATGACACCTACGGCTTCCCCCTCGACCTGACGCAGGACGCCCTGCGGGAACAGGGGCGCGGCGTGGACATCGAAGGATTCGACGCGGCGATGGCGGAGCAGAAGGCCAAGGCGCGGGCGGCGTGGGCCGGATCGGGCGAGGCGGCGGACGCCACCGTCTGGTTCGACGTGGCCGAGAAACATGGACCCACCGAATTCCTCGGGTACGAGACCGAAACCGCCGAGGGCCAGATCAAGGCACTGGTCATGGACGGCATTCTGGTGGAGTCGGCAAGGGAAGGCGACAGCATCCAGGTCGCCTTCAACCAGACGCCGTTCTACGCCGAAGCGGGCGGCCAGGTCGGCGACACCGGGCTTATCCGCACCGGCACGGGCGAGATCAGGATCACCGATACGCGCAAGGCGGCAGGCGTCTTTGCCCATTTCGGCGAGGTGGTTTCAGGCGAGGTCAAGGTCGGGCAGGCTTCGGTTCTCGAGGTGGACCACGCTCGGCGCACCGCCATCCGCGCGAACCATTCGGCCACGCACCTGCTGCACGAGGCGCTGCGCGGGGCGCTGGGGGATCACGTGGCGCAGCGCGGATCGCTCAACGCGCCGGATCGACTGCGGTTCGATTTCAGCCATGCCAAGGGGCTGTCGGCGGCCGAACTGGTACAGGTCGAGGGTGAAGTGAACGACTATATCCGCCAGAATGCGCCGGTGGAGACCCGGATCATGACGCCGGACGACGCCCGCGCGCTCGGGGCCCAGGCGCTGTTCGGCGAGAAATACGGCGACGAAGTGCGCGTGGTGTCGATGGGCCGCGCCGACGGGTCGGGCAAGGGCGCTGACGGCAGCACCTATTCGCTGGAGCTCTGCGGCGGCACCCACGTGCGCCATACGGGTGACATCGGTGCGTTCGTGCTGCTGGGCGACAGCGCCAGCAGCGCCGGGGTGCGCCGGATCGAAGCCCTGACCGGGGGAGAGGCGCTGGCCTGGCTCCGCGCGCAGCAAACGGCGCTGGCGCGGACCGCGGAGGCGCTCAAGTCCACGCCTGCCGACGTGCCTGACCGGGTGCGCGCGCTGATGGACGAGCGGCGCAGCCTGAGCAACGAGGTCGCGCAGCTGCGCCGCGAGCTGGCCATGTCCGGCGGCGGGGGCGCGACCGCCAAGGTCGAAACGCGCGAGGTGAACGGTATTCCGTTCGTCGCGCAGGTGCTGTCCGGCGTGACCGGCAAGGACCTGCCGTCGCTGGTGGATGACCACAAAGCGCGGCTGGGCTCGGGCGCGGTTCTGTTGATTGCTGATACCGGCGGCAAGGCGGCCGTCGCCGGGGGCGTCACCTCCGACCTAACGGACCGCATTTCGGCGGTGGAGATCGTCCGCGCCGCGGTGGCCGAACTTGGCGGCAAAGGGGGCGGCGGACGTCCCGACATGGCCCAGGGCGGCGGTGCCAGCCCCGAGAACGCCGAGGCCGCGATCGCGGCTGCCGAAACCGTACTGAAAGGATAAGCCCATGGCCGCACTCTGGATTGCCCATGTCACCGTGACCGACGACGACGCCTACGGAAAATACGCCAAGCTCGCCGGCCCCGCCATCGCCGCACATGGCGGAACCTTCCTCGCCCGTGGCGGCCGGTTCGTTCAGCTGGAGGGCAAGGAGCGCCCGCGCAACGTGGTCGCGCGGTTTCCTTCCGTCGAAGCGGCGGTCGACTGCTACAATTCCGACGCCTACCAGGAGGCGCTGAGCCACGCGCGCGATGCTTCGGAACGCGAGCTTATGGTGGTCGAGATCACGGAGTGACGCCGGCCCACATCGCGCCACCGCTGCTGCTGCTGGCGTCCAACGTTTTCATGACGCTGGCGTGGTACGGACATCTGAAATTTCCGCACCGCGCCCTCTGGCTGGTCATCGTGGTCAGCTGGGGAATCGCGTTGATCGAATACTGCCTTGCCGTCCCGGCCAACCGGATCGGCCACCGGGTCTATTCGGCGGCAGAGCTGAAGACGATGCAGGAGGTGCTGACGCTGACCGTCTTTGCCGTGTTCAGCGTGACCTACCTCAAGGAGCCACTGACGCTGAACCACGCGTTCGGCTTCGGGTTCATTGCCCTCGGTGCGTTCTTCGTGTTCCGAGGGCCGTTCTAGCCCTATTCGAGGTCGGTCTGGATCCACTCGGGCGACAGGTGGATGTCCTGTGCCTCGTAGGGCGCTTCGATCACCTCGAACCGGTGGGGGACGTTGGCCGGGCCGCGGATCACGTCGCCCGGCCCGCCATCGATCACCTCGTCACCGACCGTGAACCGCGCGCGTCCGCGGCGGATCACGAACAGTTCGTCGTAGGGGTGCCAGTGCAGCTTGGGGCCGCCGCCGGGCTTGTCGTGGGTCACGAACAGCACGGTGACGGAGGTGCCCAGATCGCGCCCCTCCACATGGCCGTGCAGGCCCGGGCTGCGCCGCAGCCCGTCGCTCATGACGCCTTGGCCATGCGCTTGCGTTCGTGGGGGTCAAGGAACCGCTTGCGCAGCCGGATCGCGTTGGGCGTCACCTCCACCAGTTCATCGTCGTCGATGTAGGCGATGGCTTCTTCCAGCGACAGGGTGATCGGCGTCGTCAGCCGCACCGCTTCGTCCGTGCCGGAGGCGCGCACGTTGGTCAGCTTCTTGCCTTTCAGCGGGTTGACCTCGAGGTCGTTGTCGCGGGAATGCTCCCCGATGATCATGCCGGTATAGACGTCAGCCTGGGCGCCGAT is a genomic window of Sulfitobacter alexandrii containing:
- a CDS encoding gamma-glutamyl kinase is translated as MLVFYKERLAFLSVPKTGTTAYESALAGRADMVISEPPMLKHAPVYRYNRFIRPMFERVCGVELEVMAVMREPVSWLGSWYRYRQRPFMEGKPNATHGISFDDFVLAYMKGDKPGFADVGSQVQFMKSQPNGTGVTHHFRYEDQPRLKAFLEERLNMTITLERENVSPRMELTLSPGVAERFRRKYADEFALYESIP
- a CDS encoding DMT family protein, which codes for MTPAHIAPPLLLLASNVFMTLAWYGHLKFPHRALWLVIVVSWGIALIEYCLAVPANRIGHRVYSAAELKTMQEVLTLTVFAVFSVTYLKEPLTLNHAFGFGFIALGAFFVFRGPF
- a CDS encoding cupin domain-containing protein translates to MSDGLRRSPGLHGHVEGRDLGTSVTVLFVTHDKPGGGPKLHWHPYDELFVIRRGRARFTVGDEVIDGGPGDVIRGPANVPHRFEVIEAPYEAQDIHLSPEWIQTDLE
- the alaS gene encoding alanine--tRNA ligase, which gives rise to MKTLNEIRSSFLSYFDKNGHRVVPSSPLVPRNDPTLMFTAAGMVQFKNLFTGVETRDYTRAATAQKCVRAGGKHNDLDNVGYTARHHTFFEMLGNFSFGDYFKSEAIPLAWDLLTKVFGIDEKRLLVTVYHTDDEAVEIWKRHAGLSDDRIIRIATDDNFWSAGPTGPCGPCTEIFYDHGDHIWGGPPGSPEEDGDRFVEIWNLVFMQYEQFEDGTRRDLPNQSIDTGMGIERVAALLQGTNDNYATDLMRSLIEASAEASSTDPDGPGKTHHRVIADHLRSTSFLIADGVMPSNDGRGYVLRRIMRRAMRHAHLLGVQDPLMHRLVPALVHQMGAAYPELGQAQSLISETLLNEETRFKQTLDRGLRLLEDEVGGLADGADLPGQAAFKLYDTYGFPLDLTQDALREQGRGVDIEGFDAAMAEQKAKARAAWAGSGEAADATVWFDVAEKHGPTEFLGYETETAEGQIKALVMDGILVESAREGDSIQVAFNQTPFYAEAGGQVGDTGLIRTGTGEIRITDTRKAAGVFAHFGEVVSGEVKVGQASVLEVDHARRTAIRANHSATHLLHEALRGALGDHVAQRGSLNAPDRLRFDFSHAKGLSAAELVQVEGEVNDYIRQNAPVETRIMTPDDARALGAQALFGEKYGDEVRVVSMGRADGSGKGADGSTYSLELCGGTHVRHTGDIGAFVLLGDSASSAGVRRIEALTGGEALAWLRAQQTALARTAEALKSTPADVPDRVRALMDERRSLSNEVAQLRRELAMSGGGGATAKVETREVNGIPFVAQVLSGVTGKDLPSLVDDHKARLGSGAVLLIADTGGKAAVAGGVTSDLTDRISAVEIVRAAVAELGGKGGGGRPDMAQGGGASPENAEAAIAAAETVLKG
- the recA gene encoding recombinase RecA: MATADLLTMDNKKSAEKQKALDSALAQIERQFGKGSIMKLGAEGAIQDIKASSTGSLGLDIALGIGGLPMGRIIEIYGPESSGKTTLTLHCVAEQQKAGGVCAFVDAEHALDPQYARKLGVDIDELLISQPDTGEQALEITDTLVRSGAVNMVIVDSVAALTPKSELEGDMGDSSVGVQARLMSQAMRKLTGSISRSNCMVIFINQIRMKIGVMFGSPETTTGGNALKFYSSVRLDIRRIGALKDRDEVVGNATRVKVVKNKVAPPFKQVEFDIMYGEGISKMGELLDLGVKAGVVEKSGSWFSYGDERIGQGRENAKTFLKENTAMAMEIEDKIRAAHGLDFNGSEEDDADILEA
- a CDS encoding DUF1330 domain-containing protein, translated to MAALWIAHVTVTDDDAYGKYAKLAGPAIAAHGGTFLARGGRFVQLEGKERPRNVVARFPSVEAAVDCYNSDAYQEALSHARDASERELMVVEITE